ACAGGTGAGCTTGGATTTTCAATAGTTCTGTGAACTTTTTTCAATAACTCTTTTTCAAATTTATTATCATCAAAAGGAGCATTTGTCTCTTTTTGACAAGTATCAATTCCATCAACTCTTCTTAAGATATTTTGGAAATCAAATTTTTGTGCAAATTTGTCATCAATAACTTTTAATAAATCAGATCTTCCAACAATTTCTTCAATTGTTTTATAACCTAAACTTGCAAGAATATTTCTTACATCTTCAGCTATAAATGTGAAGTAAGAAATTAATCTTTCAACAGTTCCAGTGAAGTGGTCTCTTAATGTTTCATCTTGAGTTGCAACCCCAACTGAACATTTATTTGTATGACAAATTCTTAAAATTTTACATCCAAGTAATGTTAATGAAGCTGTTCCAAATGCATAAGATTCAGCACCAAGCATTGCAGCTTTTACAACATCAAGACCAGTTTTTAATCCACCATCTGTTTGAACGTGAACAAACTCTCTTAAATGGTTTGCTTTTAAAGCATTATGTGCTTCAGAAAGTCCCATTTCCCATGGATTTCCTGCATGTTTAATTGATGTTAAAGGAGCAGCTCCTGTTCCACCATCTCCACCAGAGATAATGATTTTATCTGCATAAGCTTTTGCAACCCCAGCAGCAATTGTTCCAACACCAATTGAAGATACAAGTTTTACTGTGATTTTAGCTAATGGATTAATTTGTTTTAAGTCAAAAATTAATTGAGCCAAATCTTCAATTGAATAAATATCATGGTGTGGTGGTGGTGAAATTAAAGTAACACCTGGAACTGTATGTCTTAATGTTGCAATAAGACCAGTAACTTTATGTCCTGGTAATTGTCCACCCTCACCTGGTTTTGCACCTTGAGCTACTTTGATTTGTAGCTCTTCTGCACTTCTTAAATATGCAGGTGTAACCCCAAATCTTCCTGATGCAACTTGTTTGATTTTAGAATTTCTAATAGTTCCAAATCTTTTTGAATCTTCTCCACCCTCACCTGAGTTAGACATACCACCAATTGTATTCATTGCTGTTGCCATTGCTTCGTGAGCTTCAGGAGAGATAGAACCTAATGACATAGCAGCCGTTGCAAATCTTTTGAAGATATCTTCTTTTGATTCAACTTCATTAATATCTATAGGTTTTCTATCTGAATTAAATTCTAAGAAGTCTCTAATAAACTTTTTATCTCTATTTTTTACTAACTCTCTTAATCCTTCAAAATCAGTAATATCTTCTTTTGAAGAAGCATGTTTATTGTGCATAGCTTTTGTTGTAGCTGGACCATAATCATGGTATTCACCACCATTTGAATATTTATAGAATCCACCTAAATCAAGAGGAAAAACTGTATTCTCTTCTTTAAATGCATTATGATGAGCTTTATTAATTCTTTCTTCTATATCACTATAAGTTAAACCTGCTAATTCACTATGAGCACCTGTAAAACAGTCATTAATAATCTCATCACTTAATCCAATAATATCAAATAATCCAGAATTTCTGTACGAAGCAATTGTACAGATTCCCATTTTTGACATAATTTTTAATAAACCTGCATTAACTGATTTTTGAGTATTTTTTAAATATTTTTGCATTTCATATTTTGTTGGTTTTTCTCTTTGGAAAAATGCAACAGTTGATGCATACATCATATATGGATAAATTGCTGTAACACCAAATGCAATTAAAACAGCTGCCATATGTGGATCATAAACTTCTCCAGTAATTGAAACAATAGAAGCTTTATGTCTAATTCCCTCTTTTAATAATTTTTGATTTACGTAACCAACTGCCATAGCTGCAGGAATTACTTTTTCATTTTCATTAACAGATCTATCATCTAAAATAATTACAGATACACCATCTTCTTTAACAGCCTTAACAACATAAGAAGCTAAAGTTTCTAATGATGCTTTTAAATCTGATTTAAAAGTTGTAGAGAAAATTCTATTTTTATAATATTCTTCATATCTTGGTGATTTTTCATCTCCAAAAGAGTAAAGAACATCATATTTTTCTTTCATTAAAATTGGACTTGTTACTTTTAATCTTCTTGCATATTCTGGTTTTTCATCTAAAATATTATGAATTTTACCAAAACCAGTTTCAAGTGACATCACCACTTTTTCTCTATAAGGGTCAATTGGTGGGTTTGTAACTTGTGCAAATTTTTGTCTAAAGAAATCAGTAAAATTTCTATTTACATTTGAAAAACATGCTAATGGAGTATCATCTCCCATAGAACCAACTGGTTCTTTCCCATCTTTTGCCATTGGTTCAATTACTTGGTCTAATACTTCATATGTTACATTAAAGAATTTTTGTTTTTTCTCTAAATTTTCTAATTTATAGTCTTTAACATTTAAGAATGTATCTTCAATATATTCTTGAACATAATCCATATCATCATTTAACCATTTTGAATAGTGTTGTGATGATTTTAAATAGTTGTTAATATCATCTTCTTTTAAGATTTTCCCGTGTTTAAGGTCAAGGGCAATCATTTGTCCTGATTGTAATCTTCCTCTTTCAAGAATATTATCATCTTCAATTTTTAATGTTCCATACTCAGATGTAATATATAATTTATCATCTTTTGTGATAACATATTTAGAAGGTCTTAATCCATTTCTATCAATTAAACAACCAATATGTCTTCCATCTGTTAATGAAACAGCAGCAGGTCCATCCCAAGCTTCCATTGCAGTTGATGTATATTCATAAAAAGCTCTTAAGTTTGAGTCCATGTGCGGAGCATTTTGCCAAGGAGCAGGTACTAATGCACGTGCAGCTTTGAAAAAGTCAACACCATTTGCTAATAAAAATTCAAACATATTATCTAAAGATGTAGAATCTGAACCAACATTTTGTAAAATTGGTAATAATCTTTTCATCTCTTCTTCAGAAAAAATTTCTGATTTTAATTGTTCTGATTTTACTTCAACATTAAATCTATTTGCTTCAACAGAATTTATCTCTCCATTATGAGCAATTGCTCTAAAAGGTTGTGCTAATCTCCATAAAGGAAGAGTATTTGTTGAAAATCTTTGATGAAATAATGAAAAAGAGATTTTAAAATCTTCATCCCTTAAATCAATATAAAAATGTTTAATGTGCGTAGGCATAATTAGCCCTTTATACGCGATAACCTTTGACGAAAATGTAGGAATATAAAAATCTTTCTTCTCTATTAATTTATGCTCACACTCTTTTCTTGTTAAGTAAAGCATCGCATCAAATCTTTTTGATGACATTAAAGTATTTGGTGTAACAAATACTTGAATAATATTTGGTAAGCTTTCTAAAGCTTGTTGACCTAAAGCGTCTGTATCAACAGGTACAGTTCTTGTTAAGATAACTTTTAAATCATTCTTTTCACAATACTCTTTAAATGTATCAATATCTTCTAAATCTTTTGCAAAAATCATTGCTACTGCATAGATTTCTGGTAAATCAACACCTTTTTGTGTCGCTATTTTTCTCATGAAAGAATCTGGCATTGATAATAATAAACCTGAACCATCTCCAGTTTTACCATCAGCTGCCACTGCACCTCTATGCATCATTCTTTCAAGTGAAGTAATTGCATCTTCTAAATTTTTATGACTTGGTCGATTTTTCATATCAGCTACTAAACCAAACCCACAATTATCTTTAAAAGATGTTAGTAAGTCTAAATTGCACCCCATCATTTTCCTTTATATATTAATCTTTTATATTCCGTAGTAAAGTTGGATAATAATATACTATAAATTAGTTTAAACGTAGTTAAATACACAGAATATTGAATTTCTTCAATCTAACATTATACATTATAATAAAGTGTAAATTTGTTAACAACCTATATAAAATATATACAGAAAATATTTTTAAAAAAATTTATTTACAATTTTGTACATATTTATACATAATAGTTACATAACTTTTAACTATAATTTTTTATATCAAAAATTAAGGAGAGCAAAGATATGAAAAAATTAGTTTTAGGAACAATTGCGGCAGCAATGTTATCAACTTCAGGATTAGCAGCAGACTATACAATGAAAGTAAGTCACGTTGTAAGTGCTAGTACACCAAAAGGAAAAGCAGCAGACTTTTTTGAAAAAAGAGTTGAAGAATTAACAGGTGGAAAAATTGATGTTCAAGTATTCCCAAATTCTCAATTATATGGTGATGGTGAAGAGATGAAAGCACTTGTTATGAACAATGTGCAATTAATTATGCCAAGTTTATCAAAATTTACAAGTATTGCACCACAAATGCAATTATTTGACTTACCTTTTATTTTTAGAGATAAAGCACACCTTTATAATGTAATGGACGGTGAAGTTGGTAAAACTTTAAAATCATTCGTTGATGAGAAAAAACAAATGATGGCAATGGATTATTGGGATGCAGGATTTAAACACTTCTCAAGTAGTAAACAACCAATTGTAACTCCAGAAGATGCAAAAGGTTTAAAATTTAGAATTCAAAGTTCAAAAGTTTTAGAAGCACAATTTAAAGCTGTTGGAGGAAACCCACAAGTTTTACCATTCTCTGAAGTTTATTCAGCATTACAACAAGGTGTTGTAGATGGAACTGAAAATCCATTATCAAATTTCTATACAAAAAAATTCCACGAAGTACAATCTAATCTTACTTTAAGTAACCATGGGTATTTAGGTTACCTTGTTGTTATGAATAGCAAATTCTGGGATAAATTACCAAAAGATTTACAAGCAAATGTTGCTCAAGCTATGAAAGAAGCAACTGAATTAGAAAGAAAAGAGTCAGCAGTTGAAGATGCAAAAATCATGGAAGAGTTAACTAAATACTCAAAAGAGACTGGTAAACTTCAAATTGTAGAATTAACACCTGAGCAAAAAGAACAATGGAAAAAAGCTATGTCAGTTGTTTATCCACAATTCTATGATGTAATAGGTGAAGATTTAATCAAAAAAGCAATTGATACAAAATAATAAAGTTTGAATATGAAAAAATTTTTTGAAATTATCGACATAATTGTAGGTACTATCAACCAAACAATGGCAGTTTTCGGACTGTCATTGGGGGTTTTACTTGCATTTATCAACGTTATATTAAGATATGCTTTTGACATGAGTATTACATGGGCAGCAGAACTTACTAATTATCTTTTTATTTGGTCAGCACTTTTTGGTGCAGCATATGGATTTAAACAAGGAGCTCATATTTCTGTATCTTTAGTTATTGAGAAATTTCCTCCTGTTATTACAAAATTCTTTTTGATTTTTGCAAATTTTATTTCAATTGCATATCTTGCTTTAATATCTTATTTCGGATATGAACTAATACTTATGTTAATGGATTTTGGAGAAATGAGTGTTGATTTAGGTATTCCATTATGGATTCCACATTTAGTACTTCCTATAGCATTTGCACTAGCTGCATATAGAACTGCAGAAAAATTAGTTGAAATTTATAGAACAGATTCAAATGATATTCAACTATTTAACGAACATGAAGCAGTAATAAACGAAATAAAAGGAGAAAAATAATATGGTTATTGCAACACTATTTATCTTACTTTTTGCACTTATGCTATTAGGAGTACCTGTTGCTGTTGCATTAGGAACAACAACATTATTAACTTCATTTTTCTTTACAGATATGGATTTAATGGGAATTCCATCTAAGATTTTTGATGGTTTAAATAAATATACACTTATGGCTATTCCAATGTTTATCCTAGCTGGTTCTTTATTATCAAGAGGATCATCAGCACATAGAATAATTGAATTTGCAAAGAGTTTAGTAGGACATCTTCCTGGTGGACTTCCAATTGCTGCAATTCTTGCATCAATAATTTTTGCAGCTGTAAGTGGAAGTTCTCCTGCAACTGTTGCTGCTATTGGTTCTGTTATGTATGGAGCAATAAAACAAGCAGGATATAATGAACAATTTGCAATTGGAACAATTGCAACATCTGGAACATTAGGTATTTTAATTCCACCATCAATTGTTTTTATCGTTTTTGGGGTAACAGCTGATCAATCTATTGGAAAACTATTTATGGCTGGGGTTATTCCTGGACTTATGATTGGTGCTATGATGATGATTGCAACTTATTTCTTAGCTAAAAGAAGTGGTTTCAAAGCTGGAAAAAGAGCATCATTTAAAGAACAATTTACAGCATTTAAAAATGCATTTTGGGCATTATTAATCATTGTTATTGTTATTGGTGGAATTTATGGAGGTATATTTACTCCAACAGAAGCTGGTGCATTCAGTGTTATGTATGCTTTCTTTGTTTCATTCTTTATTTATAGAGATACTAAATTTAAAGATTTATATAAAATCATTTTAGATTCAGCACAAACAAGTTCAATGATTTTCTTTATCATTGCAAATGCTATGCTTTTTGCTCATTTCTTAACAGATGAGCAAATTCCTCAGCATATTACTGAGATGATTATTGAAGCAAACATGGGACCTTTAATGTTCTTATTAATTGTAAATATTTTACTTTTATTAATGGGACAATTTATGGAACCAAGTTCAGTGGTTATGATTACAGTTCCATTGTTATTACCAATTGGTATGGCTTTAGGAATTGACCCTATTCATCTTGGTGTTATTATGGTTGTAAATATGGAAATTGGTATGATTACCCCACCAGTTGGGCTTAATCTATTTGTTGCTAGTGGAATAACAGGACTTAGTCTAAAACAAGTAATTGTTGCTTCTTTACCAATGACAACTATATTACTGATTGGTTTATTACTAGTTACATATATCCCAGAAATTTCATTGTGGTTACCACGTTTAATGTATGGATAAAAAAGAGAGAGATTTTAATCTCCTCTTTTTTAAATTATAAAATTCTCAAAAATAACTGCTGAAACTCTATTTTCTATCTTTTTAAAACTTTTTTCATTTTTTATTGTCCAAACTACAACTTCTAAATTTCTTTTTTTACAAAAATTAAAAATCGAACTATCTATTAATTTATCTTCCAAAGAGACAAAACTTGGTTTAGTTTTAAAATATCTATATAAAAAAAGTATAGTTTCATATTTTTTTACTCTTTTAGGAACACTTTCAAAAATCAAACCTCTATTTTTATTTGAACTATTTTTTTTCAACCAAACTAAAATATCTTTTTCAAAGGAGCATAAAAAATAGTTCCCCTCATATTTTTCTAATTTTTTCATCAAAATATTTTCCAATAAACCAATATTTTGATGTTTTTTTATCTCTATAATTAAAGGTATTTCTCCTTTTATCAAATTTAACAAATCATCAAATAAAGGTATTTTTTCTTCTGTTTCATATAATTTCAATTCATTCAAAAAAGAGAATTCAAGCTCTTCAATTTTCTCTTTTTTACCACATAATCTTTTTAAATCATCATCATGAAAAACTACTATTTGATTATCTTTTGTAATATTAATATCAAACTCTATTGCATAATTTTTTTCTATTGCTTTTTTAAAAGCCAATAAAGAGTTTTCAGGAACTACTCTGTTTTTATGTAAACCACGGTGAGCTATTAATTTATTTTTAAACAAACTCATAATTTATATCTTTTATTGAACTATCTTTTGGGACAAAAATAGCAAATTTTGCCCCCTCTTTTGTGTTTCTAACTCTTAATTTACCTTTCATATTTTTATCAACAATAATTTTTGACATATAAAGCCCTATTCCTGTTCCATCACTTTCTGATTTTGTTGTAAAATATGGCTCAAAAATTTTTCCTTTTGGTTCAACTAAAACTCCACCACCATTATCTTCAACATATAAAACTACATAAGTATCCTCTTCATAAGCACTTATTTTTATAGTTGGATTTTTAATATTTTTTTCTATTAACACATCTTTTGCATTATTAATAATATTTAATAAAACTTGTTGATATTCATTTAGATATGTTTTTAAAACAATATTTTTATCAACATTTATTTCTATATTTATATTATAATTTTTTAATGTACTTGAAATAATATTCATAACAAGTTCAATAACTTTATATAAATAAAACTCCTCTTTCTCTTTTTTTGGCATAAAAAAGTTTCTAAAATCATCAATAGTCCTAGACATATATTCCAAAACTTTATCAGCTTCCAAAGATTTTTGTTCCATTGTTTTTTCATCAAGTGCATTAATACTATATTTGAACTTTATAAACATCAATATTGAAGAGAGTTCACTTAAAGGTTGTCGCCATTGATGAGCAATATTTGAAATCATCTCTCCAAGTGCTATAAATTTTGATTTTTGAACCAAAAGCTGTTCTTTTTCCCTATTTTTTTCTATCTCATTTTTTACTTTTTCTTCTAAAGATTGATTTAACTCTTCTAATTCTTTTGCATTTGATAAAACTTTATTTTCATAGTTTTTAAGAACTTCATCGATTTTTTGAGATATAAAAATAGAGATTAAAATTGCAATAGATAAAAACATAATAAACAAAACAACATTTTGAACTATTTGATTTTTTACTCGTTTTTTAAACTCTTTTGTTTTTGCTGCTAGTTCATTTTCCATATCATCTGTATAAACACCAACAGCAATAATCCAGTTCCATTTTTCGTAATATTTAAAATATGAGATTTTTTGTTTTATCTCTTTTGTATCTGGTTTTTTATATGAATATTTTGTAAATGATTCACCTTTTTGTCGTATATCTCTTAAAAAATCTTCCCTGAATTTTTTACCATCAGAATCAGTATAATTTGTAGAGATATAAGTTCCAACTAAATCAAGTCTATTTGGATTTACAATTAATTTTGCAAAATCATCTCCACCTTGCATATTTTTTACTTCATAAACAAAAAAATAATTACTTGTATTTTCTTCAAAAGTGATGTTATTAAAAAGTCGAATTGCATCCATTTTTTGTTCTTCATCATCTAAATCAGACTTAACAATATTGTAATTTAAAATATCAATAACCGTA
The genomic region above belongs to Arcobacter ellisii and contains:
- the gltB gene encoding glutamate synthase large subunit; this translates as MGCNLDLLTSFKDNCGFGLVADMKNRPSHKNLEDAITSLERMMHRGAVAADGKTGDGSGLLLSMPDSFMRKIATQKGVDLPEIYAVAMIFAKDLEDIDTFKEYCEKNDLKVILTRTVPVDTDALGQQALESLPNIIQVFVTPNTLMSSKRFDAMLYLTRKECEHKLIEKKDFYIPTFSSKVIAYKGLIMPTHIKHFYIDLRDEDFKISFSLFHQRFSTNTLPLWRLAQPFRAIAHNGEINSVEANRFNVEVKSEQLKSEIFSEEEMKRLLPILQNVGSDSTSLDNMFEFLLANGVDFFKAARALVPAPWQNAPHMDSNLRAFYEYTSTAMEAWDGPAAVSLTDGRHIGCLIDRNGLRPSKYVITKDDKLYITSEYGTLKIEDDNILERGRLQSGQMIALDLKHGKILKEDDINNYLKSSQHYSKWLNDDMDYVQEYIEDTFLNVKDYKLENLEKKQKFFNVTYEVLDQVIEPMAKDGKEPVGSMGDDTPLACFSNVNRNFTDFFRQKFAQVTNPPIDPYREKVVMSLETGFGKIHNILDEKPEYARRLKVTSPILMKEKYDVLYSFGDEKSPRYEEYYKNRIFSTTFKSDLKASLETLASYVVKAVKEDGVSVIILDDRSVNENEKVIPAAMAVGYVNQKLLKEGIRHKASIVSITGEVYDPHMAAVLIAFGVTAIYPYMMYASTVAFFQREKPTKYEMQKYLKNTQKSVNAGLLKIMSKMGICTIASYRNSGLFDIIGLSDEIINDCFTGAHSELAGLTYSDIEERINKAHHNAFKEENTVFPLDLGGFYKYSNGGEYHDYGPATTKAMHNKHASSKEDITDFEGLRELVKNRDKKFIRDFLEFNSDRKPIDINEVESKEDIFKRFATAAMSLGSISPEAHEAMATAMNTIGGMSNSGEGGEDSKRFGTIRNSKIKQVASGRFGVTPAYLRSAEELQIKVAQGAKPGEGGQLPGHKVTGLIATLRHTVPGVTLISPPPHHDIYSIEDLAQLIFDLKQINPLAKITVKLVSSIGVGTIAAGVAKAYADKIIISGGDGGTGAAPLTSIKHAGNPWEMGLSEAHNALKANHLREFVHVQTDGGLKTGLDVVKAAMLGAESYAFGTASLTLLGCKILRICHTNKCSVGVATQDETLRDHFTGTVERLISYFTFIAEDVRNILASLGYKTIEEIVGRSDLLKVIDDKFAQKFDFQNILRRVDGIDTCQKETNAPFDDNKFEKELLKKVHRTIENPSSPVKVSAEISNLNRSFGALISGEIARFYGDKGLPENSITINLKGIAGQSFGAFLSKGMNLHLEGAANDYVGKGMNGGKIIINPAHQGPSFAGAGNTCLYGATGGKLYVRAAVGERFGVRNSGAITVVEGTGDNPCEYMTGGIAVILGNTGINFGAGMTGGLAFVYDPEKTFVDKMNQELIEPVRVDTDDTERERLYLKRLLLDYLHETQSEIAEYILQNFRAEIRNFWMVKPKNMTVLPLDPDKGD
- a CDS encoding TRAP transporter substrate-binding protein, with product MKKLVLGTIAAAMLSTSGLAADYTMKVSHVVSASTPKGKAADFFEKRVEELTGGKIDVQVFPNSQLYGDGEEMKALVMNNVQLIMPSLSKFTSIAPQMQLFDLPFIFRDKAHLYNVMDGEVGKTLKSFVDEKKQMMAMDYWDAGFKHFSSSKQPIVTPEDAKGLKFRIQSSKVLEAQFKAVGGNPQVLPFSEVYSALQQGVVDGTENPLSNFYTKKFHEVQSNLTLSNHGYLGYLVVMNSKFWDKLPKDLQANVAQAMKEATELERKESAVEDAKIMEELTKYSKETGKLQIVELTPEQKEQWKKAMSVVYPQFYDVIGEDLIKKAIDTK
- a CDS encoding TRAP transporter small permease → MKKFFEIIDIIVGTINQTMAVFGLSLGVLLAFINVILRYAFDMSITWAAELTNYLFIWSALFGAAYGFKQGAHISVSLVIEKFPPVITKFFLIFANFISIAYLALISYFGYELILMLMDFGEMSVDLGIPLWIPHLVLPIAFALAAYRTAEKLVEIYRTDSNDIQLFNEHEAVINEIKGEK
- a CDS encoding TRAP transporter large permease yields the protein MVIATLFILLFALMLLGVPVAVALGTTTLLTSFFFTDMDLMGIPSKIFDGLNKYTLMAIPMFILAGSLLSRGSSAHRIIEFAKSLVGHLPGGLPIAAILASIIFAAVSGSSPATVAAIGSVMYGAIKQAGYNEQFAIGTIATSGTLGILIPPSIVFIVFGVTADQSIGKLFMAGVIPGLMIGAMMMIATYFLAKRSGFKAGKRASFKEQFTAFKNAFWALLIIVIVIGGIYGGIFTPTEAGAFSVMYAFFVSFFIYRDTKFKDLYKIILDSAQTSSMIFFIIANAMLFAHFLTDEQIPQHITEMIIEANMGPLMFLLIVNILLLLMGQFMEPSSVVMITVPLLLPIGMALGIDPIHLGVIMVVNMEIGMITPPVGLNLFVASGITGLSLKQVIVASLPMTTILLIGLLLVTYIPEISLWLPRLMYG
- a CDS encoding glycerophosphodiester phosphodiesterase family protein, which translates into the protein MSLFKNKLIAHRGLHKNRVVPENSLLAFKKAIEKNYAIEFDINITKDNQIVVFHDDDLKRLCGKKEKIEELEFSFLNELKLYETEEKIPLFDDLLNLIKGEIPLIIEIKKHQNIGLLENILMKKLEKYEGNYFLCSFEKDILVWLKKNSSNKNRGLIFESVPKRVKKYETILFLYRYFKTKPSFVSLEDKLIDSSIFNFCKKRNLEVVVWTIKNEKSFKKIENRVSAVIFENFII
- a CDS encoding cache domain-containing protein yields the protein MGLVTEKNLSKIIIFTFIVIMSTMVFAMSYFYVKNTYSDFDVEMEKFQEEYYADKKNTLKKEINTVIDILNYNIVKSDLDDEEQKMDAIRLFNNITFEENTSNYFFVYEVKNMQGGDDFAKLIVNPNRLDLVGTYISTNYTDSDGKKFREDFLRDIRQKGESFTKYSYKKPDTKEIKQKISYFKYYEKWNWIIAVGVYTDDMENELAAKTKEFKKRVKNQIVQNVVLFIMFLSIAILISIFISQKIDEVLKNYENKVLSNAKELEELNQSLEEKVKNEIEKNREKEQLLVQKSKFIALGEMISNIAHQWRQPLSELSSILMFIKFKYSINALDEKTMEQKSLEADKVLEYMSRTIDDFRNFFMPKKEKEEFYLYKVIELVMNIISSTLKNYNINIEINVDKNIVLKTYLNEYQQVLLNIINNAKDVLIEKNIKNPTIKISAYEEDTYVVLYVEDNGGGVLVEPKGKIFEPYFTTKSESDGTGIGLYMSKIIVDKNMKGKLRVRNTKEGAKFAIFVPKDSSIKDINYEFV